A DNA window from Coffea arabica cultivar ET-39 chromosome 6c, Coffea Arabica ET-39 HiFi, whole genome shotgun sequence contains the following coding sequences:
- the LOC113694169 gene encoding uncharacterized protein has translation MGRGRGKGKKQLSIAAREDAGSGEEEKLPVRRRGRPQKPLKDDIEEDEDVEKIEEEEEDSESAKSSVLNKDSKNQPAVENGRKRKRASQVKENLDSIKEENGVGNKTNTNEAVKSVGFRQNGSRRKNKPRRAAEVGVECR, from the coding sequence ATGGGTAGAGGGAGAGGAAAGGGTAAGAAACAATTGAGTATTGCTGCTCGTGAAGATGCCGGAAGTGGTGAGGAGGAGAAATTACCGGTGAGGAGAAGGGGAAGGCCACAGAAACCACTGAAGGATGACATTGAGGAAGATGAAGATGTTGAGAagatagaagaagaagaagaagacagtGAAAGTGCAAAGAGCTCTGTTTTAAATAAAGATAGTAAGAATCAACCCGCCGTTGAGAATGGCCGGAAGAGGAAAAGGGCCTCGCAAGTCAAGGAAAACTTAGATTCTATCAAAGAGGAAAATGGTGTGGGAAACAAGACTAACACTAATGAAGCAGTGAAGTCTGTTGGATTCAGACAGAATGGCAGCAGAAGAAAGAACAAGCCTCGTCGGGCTGCTGAAGTTGGTGTGGAGTGCAGATGA